A window from Prochlorococcus marinus CUG1435 encodes these proteins:
- the trpC gene encoding indole-3-glycerol phosphate synthase TrpC: protein MEIRRRPPNPTVRVENLEYAVPHREAQAKNILEEIVWHKDIEIKNFKKIVSLEDLIKKIEKLPTPKDFYKNILEAKIKPGVIAEIKKASPSKGVIRKDFNPEEIAICYEGLGASCISVLTDKRFFQGSYEILETVRKSTNLPILCKDFIISAYQIYKARVSGADAILLIAAILSDDDLIYLKKIADNLKMSVLVEVHNSNELERILKLKSFNLIGINNRDLKTFKTDLKTSIELMHSYAGIFLKQNIIPISESGINCAEDLESLRSIGIMGVLIGETFMRETDIEQSFKKLFKSI from the coding sequence ATGGAGATAAGACGCAGGCCACCTAATCCAACAGTAAGGGTAGAAAATTTAGAATATGCTGTACCTCATAGAGAAGCACAAGCAAAAAACATTCTGGAAGAAATTGTATGGCACAAGGATATTGAAATTAAGAATTTTAAAAAAATAGTCTCTTTAGAAGATCTCATCAAAAAGATTGAAAAACTTCCTACTCCCAAAGATTTTTACAAAAATATCTTGGAGGCAAAAATAAAACCAGGAGTTATTGCTGAAATAAAAAAAGCTAGTCCGAGTAAAGGAGTTATTAGAAAAGATTTCAATCCTGAAGAAATAGCAATTTGTTATGAAGGATTAGGTGCATCATGTATTTCAGTACTTACCGATAAAAGGTTTTTTCAAGGTAGTTATGAAATACTCGAAACTGTAAGAAAATCAACTAATCTTCCTATACTCTGCAAAGATTTTATTATTTCTGCTTATCAGATTTATAAAGCAAGGGTATCTGGTGCTGATGCAATATTATTAATCGCTGCGATTTTAAGTGATGATGATTTAATTTATTTAAAGAAAATAGCTGATAATTTAAAGATGAGTGTTCTTGTTGAAGTCCATAACTCTAATGAATTAGAAAGGATTCTAAAGTTAAAATCTTTTAATTTGATTGGAATAAATAATAGGGACTTAAAAACTTTTAAAACGGATTTAAAAACATCAATAGAATTGATGCATTCATATGCAGGTATATTTTTAAAACAAAATATTATTCCCATAAGTGAATCCGGAATTAATTGTGCCGAAGATTTAGAATCGCTTAGATCTATTGGAATCATGGGAGTATTAATTGGTGAAACTTTTATGAGAGAAACTGATATTGAACAATCTTTCAAGAAATTATTCAAATCAATTTAA
- the lpdA gene encoding dihydrolipoyl dehydrogenase, producing MTDSSFDFDLIVIGAGYGGFDAAKHAAGKGLKVAIVESSDMGGTCVNKGCVPSKALLAASGKVREIANYEHLAKFGIHASPVRFERSKIADHANNLVLNVRENLTKTLKRSGVEIILGIGRIEGNQKVGVRDKNGIDKIFTCKNIVIATGSSPFVPRGITLDNRTVFTSDDAVKLEWLPRWIAIIGSGYIGLEFADVYTALGCEVTMIEALENIMPTFDPDITKIAKKNLIQARDIDTKSNVFATKITPGCPVKIELTDAKSKEVVENLEVDAVLVATGRSPNSNNLNLESVGIETVKGFIPVDDQMRVKNGDEIIPNIWAVGDVTGKLMLAHTAAAQGTIAVDNICGGNVEINYKSIPAATFTHPEISSVGLSEVEAKETSIKENFTLGVVKSFFKANSKALAELESDGLLKLIFNKDNGKVLGAHIFGLHAADLIQEISNAISRNQDVIELSKEVHTHPTLSEVVEVAYKQAASQIK from the coding sequence GTGACTGATTCAAGTTTTGATTTTGATTTAATAGTAATAGGAGCAGGATATGGAGGTTTTGATGCCGCTAAACATGCTGCTGGTAAGGGACTGAAAGTCGCAATAGTAGAATCTTCTGATATGGGAGGCACTTGTGTTAACAAGGGTTGTGTTCCATCTAAAGCTCTTTTGGCTGCAAGTGGAAAAGTTAGAGAAATAGCTAATTATGAACATTTAGCTAAATTTGGTATACATGCTTCACCAGTAAGGTTCGAGAGATCAAAAATTGCAGATCATGCAAATAATTTAGTTTTAAATGTTAGAGAAAATTTAACAAAAACTCTTAAAAGGAGTGGAGTTGAAATTATTTTGGGTATTGGAAGAATTGAAGGAAATCAAAAAGTAGGTGTAAGAGATAAAAACGGAATTGATAAAATTTTCACATGTAAGAATATTGTTATAGCAACAGGCTCTTCTCCTTTTGTGCCCCGTGGAATAACTTTGGATAATAGGACCGTATTTACTAGCGATGATGCGGTTAAACTTGAGTGGCTGCCTAGATGGATAGCAATTATTGGAAGCGGATATATAGGTCTAGAATTTGCTGATGTTTATACCGCGCTTGGTTGTGAAGTTACCATGATCGAGGCTTTGGAGAATATTATGCCAACATTTGATCCAGACATCACTAAAATTGCTAAGAAGAACCTTATTCAAGCAAGAGATATAGACACAAAATCAAATGTCTTTGCAACAAAAATAACACCTGGATGCCCTGTAAAAATAGAACTGACTGATGCAAAATCTAAGGAAGTTGTGGAAAATCTAGAAGTTGACGCTGTACTAGTCGCAACTGGCAGAAGTCCTAATAGTAATAACTTAAATCTTGAGTCGGTTGGTATTGAAACAGTAAAAGGTTTCATTCCTGTAGATGATCAAATGAGAGTTAAGAATGGTGATGAAATAATACCTAACATTTGGGCTGTTGGAGATGTAACGGGAAAACTAATGCTTGCCCATACAGCTGCAGCGCAGGGTACTATTGCTGTTGATAATATTTGCGGTGGTAATGTTGAAATTAACTATAAAAGTATCCCCGCAGCAACCTTTACTCACCCAGAGATAAGTTCAGTTGGTCTCTCTGAAGTTGAAGCTAAAGAGACATCTATAAAAGAAAATTTTACTTTGGGAGTTGTCAAAAGTTTCTTTAAGGCTAATTCAAAAGCATTGGCTGAATTAGAGAGTGATGGATTGCTAAAGTTGATTTTCAACAAAGATAATGGGAAAGTATTAGGGGCTCATATTTTTGGGTTACATGCAGCTGATTTAATTCAAGAAATTTCGAACGCTATTTCAAGGAACCAAGATGTAATTGAATTATCTAAAGAAGTTCATACTCATCCTACTCTTAGTGAAGTAGTTGAGGTCGCATATAAACAGGCGGCTTCTCAAATAAAATAA
- a CDS encoding RNA methyltransferase translates to MEGTHLIEELLRSGKNPSKILVTEKWLRKNQNLSKKFDESLINIVSEEVLASAISTINPDGIAALVEISAIPNYQFKRKDDFVLVLDRIQDPGNMGNLFRTALAAGVNAIFLAGGAHPLGQKVLRASSGAVFHLPFLRFDGIEEEILNSLLKSLSELSNVGFKIFSTTSHNESSKKPSKPYWEVDWSRRTALILGNEGQGIHKKIQEAFNETITIPHSEIVESLNVACVAVPLLLERKRVAYTSK, encoded by the coding sequence ATAGAAGGTACACATCTCATTGAAGAATTGCTGAGGTCTGGAAAAAATCCCTCTAAGATTTTAGTTACCGAAAAATGGCTAAGAAAGAATCAAAATCTAAGCAAAAAATTTGATGAGTCATTAATAAATATTGTCTCAGAGGAAGTCTTGGCATCTGCGATTTCAACAATTAATCCAGATGGAATAGCAGCTTTAGTAGAGATTTCAGCAATACCTAATTATCAATTTAAAAGAAAAGATGATTTTGTTCTTGTTCTCGACAGAATTCAAGATCCTGGGAATATGGGTAATCTATTTAGAACCGCTTTAGCTGCGGGTGTTAATGCAATTTTTTTAGCTGGAGGCGCGCACCCATTAGGCCAAAAGGTATTAAGAGCATCCTCAGGTGCAGTTTTTCATCTGCCATTTTTAAGATTTGATGGCATTGAAGAAGAAATATTAAATTCTTTACTTAAGTCTTTGTCTGAATTATCAAATGTAGGATTTAAGATTTTCTCTACTACTAGCCATAATGAAAGTTCAAAAAAACCTTCAAAACCTTACTGGGAAGTTGATTGGTCTAGACGTACAGCATTAATTTTGGGTAATGAAGGTCAAGGTATTCATAAAAAAATTCAAGAAGCTTTTAATGAAACAATTACAATTCCGCATAGTGAGATTGTAGAATCATTGAATGTGGCTTGTGTTGCAGTTCCGTTATTACTAGAACGAAAAAGAGTCGCATACACCTCTAAATAA